In Candidatus Roseilinea sp., one DNA window encodes the following:
- a CDS encoding LuxR family transcriptional regulator — protein sequence MAEPREPLTERELEVVRLLATGISNKEIAAQLHVSPNTVRVHLRNIFTKLEAQSRTEVTMIAVRNGWVEMTTQAAPELPITLSVATASGEAAMPELALDARHASPVAIAVQPASPRAQPTPVAPNPQPLPSPALWQRMASVAALVAIVLLTILLLQRPAAEAGATSNDFVPADGSSDPAVVALPVESSRWHPRASIRTARTRPAVAVVGGNVYVIGGEIGRAPSSEVLVYDPRRDAWREAASKPTPVMNAGAAVIGNMLYVPGGATADSQATDRVEALNLTTGEWKVLPPLPLHLAGHAVVAFGDRLYVVGGRTLSGLNTTTLAFDVKSGRWTSLAPLPTPRSQLGAAVVNGRIYAVGGYDGRREYATCEYFQIATGEWAVCAPMTIPRGGLGLAQVGSTLFAVGGGLSGFIGFNERYDPNADKWTPFEMPEQRMGDWRYVGIASLSTEFYAIGGSTRSVPLADNYVYEVLNNRTFLPAFQSNKDQ from the coding sequence ATGGCTGAGCCGAGGGAGCCGTTGACCGAACGCGAGCTGGAGGTGGTGCGGTTGCTTGCAACGGGCATCAGCAACAAAGAGATTGCTGCGCAGTTGCACGTCAGTCCGAACACGGTTCGCGTTCACCTACGCAACATCTTCACCAAGCTGGAGGCCCAGTCGCGCACTGAGGTCACCATGATCGCCGTGCGCAACGGGTGGGTGGAGATGACAACGCAGGCTGCGCCAGAGCTTCCTATCACCCTGTCTGTCGCAACAGCGTCCGGCGAGGCGGCGATGCCCGAGCTGGCTCTCGACGCCCGGCATGCCTCCCCTGTTGCTATTGCAGTTCAACCGGCGTCGCCGCGTGCGCAACCGACGCCGGTCGCGCCCAACCCGCAGCCGTTGCCGTCACCCGCCCTGTGGCAGCGCATGGCGTCCGTCGCGGCGCTGGTGGCCATCGTGCTGCTCACGATCCTCTTGTTGCAACGCCCCGCCGCCGAGGCTGGCGCGACGTCGAACGACTTTGTGCCGGCTGATGGATCAAGCGACCCGGCCGTCGTCGCGTTGCCCGTCGAATCCTCGCGTTGGCACCCTCGCGCTTCGATTCGCACGGCGCGCACACGGCCGGCCGTCGCCGTCGTGGGAGGCAACGTGTATGTCATCGGCGGCGAAATCGGGCGTGCGCCGTCGAGCGAAGTGCTGGTCTACGACCCGCGCCGCGACGCCTGGCGAGAAGCGGCGAGCAAGCCGACGCCGGTGATGAACGCCGGCGCTGCCGTCATCGGCAACATGCTGTATGTGCCCGGCGGCGCCACGGCGGATAGCCAGGCGACCGATCGCGTCGAGGCGCTGAACCTGACGACGGGTGAATGGAAGGTGCTCCCACCCCTACCGCTTCATTTGGCCGGCCACGCCGTCGTGGCGTTCGGTGACCGGCTCTATGTCGTCGGGGGCCGAACGTTGAGCGGTTTGAACACCACTACGCTTGCCTTCGACGTAAAGTCAGGCCGGTGGACGTCACTCGCGCCGCTTCCCACGCCGCGCAGCCAGCTCGGCGCAGCCGTCGTCAACGGCCGCATCTACGCGGTAGGCGGCTATGATGGCAGGCGGGAATATGCGACGTGCGAGTACTTCCAAATCGCGACCGGCGAATGGGCGGTCTGCGCGCCGATGACCATCCCTCGCGGTGGGCTTGGCCTGGCGCAGGTCGGCTCGACGCTCTTTGCCGTGGGCGGCGGGCTCTCCGGCTTCATCGGTTTCAACGAGCGATATGACCCCAACGCGGACAAATGGACGCCGTTCGAGATGCCAGAGCAACGAATGGGGGACTGGCGGTATGTCGGCATTGCGTCCCTGTCCACCGAGTTCTACGCCATCGGCGGATCTACGCGCAGCGTGCCGCTGGCCGACAACTACGTGTATGAGGTGTTGAATAACCGCACCTTCCTGCCGGCCTTCCAGTCGAACAAGGATCAGTAG
- a CDS encoding alpha-L-rhamnosidase yields MSFDDWLTVRPLFRFLFRLLCALIAAVLATPVRPSPRFEAATPQLVSSEVFPGEGDAFAGTSAIWPHHQRPLAHEVALFRHTFTIERPIAQARLAVFADTRYELWLDGVRLGRGPARFSRRIHEYDEYVIPALTTGPHVIAVLVQWSPNLRRSESEQPLLQLRLTQGRRTITQTGTHWKAIRSPAWNADASPVHTWQLIGATEMLDFSQLPADWTQLDFDDAHWPAPVIRPHPSARYRLRTIPMLAEIPVHGRVAQRGVLAPGQTLVTLHPDAKGEQQFVFSLNEAAQLILETLPVPEPAAHSLVQFHPSSGVQPASLALEAELDGRRLSWTVWDDWHPDVRRASAPVPPGRHTLLLRNAPDGWPVLISGIPLDPDARVIRQGTHAGRRLLLSRPRTDDGAVAVEPTPAGYALTFRRTPSFVVLDLGRVVHGRIEAQVNGAHGAIVDIGWSERLWRDRHPLPYLGSLYPEWNQTDSWMLDGTRRRISTIDARAGRYVLIAVWGDAPVHLRELRVIEERYPVNAGVMFASSDALLNAIWRVGRDTAMLNMTDAYADPWRERGQWWGDAFIVDRVNEVVFGDNALLRRGLLFMAEQVGRRPGASLSTHEDAGGYLHDYGMLWVQSVRRYVERTGDRSILSECYPAVQRLMANLAAFEHPDTGLLDIPRRRWWESALIDWAAHYSSDMPIVYGQSAPVNAMYYGALRDAAALAGWVNDAPFETAWSARAAQVRERINDLLYLPAQKRYGSSIVAGRVTPPTLFAQAWPLAYDVVPSERVTDTVNALLELISHDPTQPNVQPYGMFWVLEALGRTGHVDEGIALIRLYYGHLLERGATTWWETWDADADPGKSLSHGWGSAPTWFLSTYAVDR; encoded by the coding sequence ATGTCGTTCGACGATTGGCTCACGGTGAGACCTCTGTTCCGCTTCCTATTCAGGCTGCTATGCGCGTTGATCGCAGCTGTGCTGGCGACGCCGGTTCGACCCTCGCCGCGCTTCGAAGCGGCGACGCCGCAGCTTGTTTCTTCAGAAGTGTTCCCAGGCGAAGGCGACGCTTTCGCCGGCACGTCGGCTATCTGGCCGCATCACCAGCGACCGCTCGCCCACGAGGTGGCGCTGTTCCGTCATACCTTCACGATCGAGCGACCCATCGCCCAGGCGCGCCTAGCCGTCTTCGCCGATACGCGCTACGAACTCTGGCTGGACGGCGTCAGACTTGGGCGCGGGCCGGCGCGGTTCTCGCGACGAATCCACGAGTATGACGAGTATGTCATCCCCGCGCTCACCACCGGACCGCACGTCATCGCCGTGCTGGTCCAATGGTCGCCCAACCTGCGACGCTCGGAGTCGGAGCAGCCGTTGCTCCAGTTGCGGCTCACGCAGGGGCGCCGTACGATCACACAAACCGGGACGCATTGGAAGGCGATCCGCTCGCCCGCCTGGAATGCGGACGCCTCGCCGGTGCACACCTGGCAATTGATCGGCGCAACCGAGATGCTCGATTTCAGCCAATTGCCGGCCGACTGGACTCAGCTTGACTTCGACGACGCGCACTGGCCTGCGCCCGTGATACGGCCGCACCCCTCAGCGCGTTACCGGTTGCGCACCATCCCGATGCTCGCCGAAATCCCGGTTCACGGCCGCGTTGCGCAGCGCGGCGTGCTTGCGCCCGGCCAAACGTTGGTCACGCTGCACCCTGACGCCAAGGGCGAGCAGCAGTTCGTCTTCTCCTTGAACGAGGCTGCCCAACTCATCCTCGAAACATTGCCCGTTCCCGAACCGGCAGCGCATTCGTTGGTTCAGTTTCATCCATCCAGCGGCGTCCAGCCTGCCTCACTCGCGCTGGAAGCGGAGCTGGACGGCAGGCGCCTGAGCTGGACTGTTTGGGATGATTGGCATCCGGATGTGCGCCGGGCGAGCGCGCCTGTGCCGCCAGGACGGCACACGCTTCTACTGCGCAACGCGCCGGATGGATGGCCGGTGCTGATCTCCGGCATCCCGCTCGACCCGGATGCACGGGTAATCCGGCAAGGGACGCATGCCGGCCGCCGGCTGCTGTTGAGCCGGCCCCGCACCGACGACGGCGCCGTCGCAGTCGAGCCCACGCCTGCGGGTTATGCGCTCACCTTCCGGCGGACGCCGAGCTTTGTCGTGCTCGATCTAGGGCGCGTGGTGCACGGCCGGATCGAAGCGCAGGTGAATGGCGCGCATGGCGCGATCGTTGACATCGGTTGGTCCGAACGCCTCTGGCGCGACCGGCATCCGCTGCCCTATCTCGGCTCGTTGTATCCGGAGTGGAACCAGACCGATTCGTGGATGCTGGATGGGACCCGGCGGCGCATCAGCACGATTGACGCCCGCGCCGGCCGCTATGTGTTGATCGCGGTCTGGGGTGATGCCCCTGTCCACCTGCGCGAATTGCGCGTAATCGAGGAACGCTATCCGGTGAATGCCGGCGTGATGTTCGCTTCATCCGACGCCTTGCTGAATGCGATCTGGCGCGTGGGACGCGACACGGCCATGCTCAACATGACCGACGCCTACGCCGATCCGTGGCGCGAGCGCGGCCAGTGGTGGGGCGATGCCTTCATCGTGGATCGCGTCAACGAAGTTGTGTTCGGCGACAACGCGCTGTTGCGGCGCGGCCTCCTGTTCATGGCCGAGCAGGTGGGCCGGCGCCCCGGCGCGTCCTTGTCCACGCACGAAGATGCCGGCGGCTATCTGCACGACTACGGCATGCTCTGGGTGCAGAGCGTGCGACGCTATGTCGAGCGCACCGGCGATCGCAGCATCCTGTCGGAATGCTATCCCGCCGTGCAGCGGTTGATGGCCAACCTGGCCGCGTTCGAACATCCCGATACCGGCCTGCTCGACATCCCGCGGCGGCGATGGTGGGAATCGGCCCTGATTGACTGGGCCGCGCATTACAGCTCGGACATGCCGATTGTGTATGGCCAGTCTGCGCCAGTCAACGCAATGTATTACGGCGCGCTGCGCGACGCTGCTGCGCTGGCCGGCTGGGTGAACGACGCGCCGTTCGAGACTGCGTGGAGCGCGCGGGCGGCACAGGTGCGCGAGCGCATCAACGATCTGCTCTACCTGCCCGCGCAGAAGCGGTATGGATCTTCGATCGTCGCAGGCCGGGTGACGCCGCCAACGCTATTTGCCCAGGCCTGGCCGCTGGCCTACGATGTCGTCCCCAGCGAACGCGTGACCGACACCGTCAACGCGCTGCTCGAGTTGATCTCGCACGATCCAACCCAGCCCAACGTGCAGCCATACGGTATGTTCTGGGTGCTCGAAGCGCTGGGGCGCACCGGCCACGTGGACGAGGGCATCGCGCTGATCAGGCTGTATTACGGCCATCTGCTCGAGCGCGGTGCGACGACGTGGTGGGAGACGTGGGACGCCGATGCCGACCCCGGCAAGTCGCTCTCGCATGGCTGGGGCAGCGCGCCGACGTGGTTCCTGAGCACGTACGCGGTGGACAGGTAG
- the nfi gene encoding endonuclease V, whose protein sequence is MRVMAKELHAWSLEPEQAIQVQARLRERLVLQWDGREVRTVGGVDVSLTDERAHAAIVVLRYPEMTPIEGVTADAPLVFPYIPGLLAFREGPAVLAAWQRLQHKPDLVMFDGQGIAHPRGIGIASQMGLWLERPTIGVGKSRLYGAFEEPGPNAGDTSALIDPQTNQVIGAVLRTRERANPLFVSPGHLIDVAHAVSFVMQCVRGYRLPEPTRWAHKFAAGEALPVAKGGDAGDQLALF, encoded by the coding sequence ATGCGAGTCATGGCCAAGGAACTGCATGCGTGGTCGCTCGAGCCGGAGCAGGCGATTCAGGTCCAGGCGCGGTTGCGCGAGCGACTCGTGTTGCAGTGGGACGGCCGCGAAGTGCGCACCGTCGGTGGCGTGGACGTGAGCCTGACCGACGAGCGCGCGCATGCTGCCATCGTCGTCCTCCGCTATCCCGAGATGACGCCGATCGAGGGGGTGACCGCAGACGCGCCGCTCGTCTTCCCCTACATCCCCGGACTGCTCGCCTTTCGCGAAGGGCCGGCCGTCCTCGCCGCTTGGCAGCGGCTTCAGCACAAGCCCGACCTCGTCATGTTCGACGGGCAGGGTATCGCGCACCCGCGGGGCATCGGCATCGCCTCGCAGATGGGGCTATGGCTGGAGCGGCCGACCATCGGCGTCGGTAAGTCCAGGCTCTACGGCGCCTTCGAAGAACCTGGGCCGAACGCCGGCGACACGAGCGCGCTGATTGACCCCCAGACGAACCAGGTGATCGGCGCCGTCCTGCGGACGCGCGAACGCGCCAACCCGCTCTTCGTCTCTCCTGGTCATCTGATAGATGTCGCGCATGCGGTGAGCTTCGTGATGCAATGCGTGCGAGGCTATCGTCTGCCGGAGCCGACGCGCTGGGCACACAAGTTCGCTGCGGGCGAAGCGTTACCGGTTGCCAAGGGCGGGGATGCCGGGGATCAGTTGGCGCTGTTTTGA
- the serS gene encoding serine--tRNA ligase produces the protein MLDINLIRKEPEVVRQAIINRGNDPTPVDEILALDVQRREILARSEQLRATRNAVSKEIGRMRDEAEREAKKAEMRRVGDEIAMLEAELGKIEAQLSELTAALPNVPDPRTPVGPDETHNVVLRVVEGTLPKPDFQPKPHWEIGEQLGIIDFERGVKLSGSRFYVLNGWGARLQRGLIAWMLDLRMQQGYEERYLPFMVKSQTLFAAGQLPKFRDNLYHDAEEDFWMVPTAEVPLTNLHGDEILDADDLPKLYTAYTPCFRREKMSAGRDVRGIKRGHQFDKVEMYAFTKPEESDHYLEKMREDAEATLKGLGLTYRVKLLCTGDLGFASRITYDIEVWSPGVGEWLEVSSVSNVGDFQARRANIKFRREKGAKPEFVHTLNGSGLGLPRTMIAVLENYQQADGSVVVPEALRPYVGTDVIHQAHA, from the coding sequence ATGTTGGATATCAACCTGATCCGCAAAGAACCGGAGGTCGTTCGCCAGGCCATCATCAACCGCGGCAACGATCCAACGCCGGTGGACGAGATCTTGGCCCTCGATGTGCAGCGCCGGGAAATCCTGGCGCGCTCGGAGCAATTGCGCGCCACCCGCAACGCCGTGAGCAAGGAGATCGGCCGCATGCGCGACGAAGCCGAGCGCGAGGCGAAGAAAGCCGAGATGCGCCGCGTCGGCGACGAGATCGCCATGCTGGAGGCCGAGCTGGGCAAGATCGAGGCACAGCTCAGCGAGCTGACGGCGGCATTGCCGAACGTACCCGATCCGCGCACGCCGGTAGGGCCGGACGAAACGCATAACGTCGTGTTGCGCGTGGTGGAAGGCACGCTGCCAAAGCCGGACTTCCAGCCCAAACCCCACTGGGAGATCGGCGAGCAGTTGGGCATCATTGACTTCGAGCGCGGCGTGAAGTTGAGCGGCAGCCGGTTCTATGTGTTGAACGGCTGGGGCGCGCGCCTGCAACGCGGCCTGATCGCTTGGATGCTCGACCTGCGCATGCAGCAGGGCTATGAGGAACGCTACTTGCCGTTCATGGTGAAGTCGCAGACGTTGTTCGCCGCCGGTCAACTGCCCAAATTCCGCGACAACCTGTATCACGACGCCGAAGAAGACTTCTGGATGGTGCCGACGGCCGAAGTGCCGCTCACCAACCTGCACGGCGACGAGATCCTCGACGCCGACGATTTGCCCAAGCTCTACACCGCCTATACACCGTGCTTCCGGCGCGAGAAGATGAGCGCCGGCCGAGACGTGCGCGGCATCAAGCGTGGCCACCAGTTCGACAAGGTGGAGATGTATGCCTTCACTAAGCCGGAGGAGAGCGATCACTACCTGGAGAAGATGCGCGAAGATGCCGAGGCCACGTTGAAAGGACTCGGCCTGACCTATCGCGTCAAGCTGCTGTGCACCGGCGATCTGGGCTTCGCTTCGCGCATCACCTACGACATCGAGGTATGGTCGCCCGGCGTCGGCGAATGGCTGGAGGTCAGCTCGGTCAGCAACGTAGGCGACTTTCAAGCGCGCCGCGCCAACATCAAGTTCCGGCGCGAGAAGGGTGCCAAGCCGGAATTCGTGCACACACTGAACGGCAGCGGCCTGGGACTGCCGCGCACGATGATCGCGGTGCTGGAGAACTACCAGCAGGCCGACGGTAGCGTCGTGGTGCCGGAGGCGCTGCGTCCCTACGTCGGCACCGACGTCATCCACCAGGCACACGCCTAG
- the pycA gene encoding acetyl-CoA carboxylase biotin carboxyl carrier protein subunit — MRYLTTIGDKTYTIDINQDGEVVIDGIKRTLDLRAIDDDGLYSLLLDNRSFEALVEGGDGEYRVLLNGVLYYVQVADERAKRLAEAAGAFSPTSGEVNIKSPMPGLIVSVPVTEGQKVKKGQVVVVLESMKMENELKAPREGTVSAVKVQPRQTVEQNQVLVVLS; from the coding sequence ATGCGATACCTGACCACCATCGGCGACAAGACGTACACCATTGACATCAATCAGGATGGCGAAGTTGTCATAGATGGCATCAAGCGCACCCTGGATCTGCGCGCGATTGACGACGACGGGCTGTATTCACTGCTACTCGACAACCGGTCGTTCGAAGCGTTGGTAGAAGGGGGAGACGGCGAGTATCGCGTGCTACTCAACGGCGTGCTGTATTACGTGCAGGTCGCCGACGAGCGCGCCAAGCGTCTGGCGGAAGCGGCCGGCGCATTCAGCCCCACCAGCGGCGAAGTCAACATCAAGTCGCCCATGCCGGGGTTGATCGTATCGGTGCCGGTGACGGAAGGCCAGAAAGTGAAGAAAGGTCAGGTCGTCGTGGTGCTCGAATCCATGAAGATGGAGAACGAGCTGAAAGCCCCCCGCGAAGGCACGGTCAGCGCGGTCAAGGTGCAGCCGCGCCAAACCGTCGAGCAGAATCAGGTGCTGGTCGTGTTGAGCTAG
- a CDS encoding lipase: MSAPEPIVLIGGFGSHWSDYRFAARVLANIAGRRVFIAGITRVTWMLASLADYSLLVDRTHTAVSHALKQTGARKVILVGHSAGGIVGRAYLGDRTVKPHQRSYHGYERVSRLYMVGSPLRATKEAPRPGMRAAAWVDETYPGAYYAPQVKYLNVRSRHIEGKVNGTLRQREAYYNYRFISGNGTQWGDGVVPLSLSELEGAATLELEGVGHSPGWGKWFFGDASVIRAWWHYFELGDAPPLPNESVALA; this comes from the coding sequence ATGAGCGCACCTGAACCCATCGTGCTGATCGGCGGCTTCGGTTCACATTGGAGCGACTATCGCTTCGCTGCACGGGTGCTGGCCAACATCGCAGGTCGGCGCGTCTTCATCGCCGGCATCACCCGCGTGACGTGGATGTTGGCCAGCCTCGCAGATTACAGCCTGCTGGTGGACCGCACGCATACAGCCGTCAGCCATGCCCTGAAGCAGACCGGCGCGCGCAAAGTCATCCTCGTGGGCCACAGCGCCGGCGGCATTGTCGGGCGCGCCTACCTCGGCGACCGGACGGTCAAGCCACACCAACGCTCATATCACGGCTATGAACGCGTGTCGCGCCTGTATATGGTCGGCAGCCCGCTGCGGGCGACGAAGGAAGCGCCGCGCCCAGGCATGCGTGCCGCTGCCTGGGTGGACGAGACATACCCCGGCGCTTATTACGCCCCGCAGGTCAAGTACCTCAACGTGCGCAGCCGGCACATCGAGGGCAAAGTCAACGGCACCTTGCGCCAGCGCGAGGCCTACTACAACTACCGCTTCATCTCCGGCAACGGCACGCAGTGGGGCGATGGCGTGGTGCCCCTCTCGCTCAGCGAACTCGAGGGCGCAGCCACGCTCGAACTGGAAGGCGTGGGGCACTCGCCGGGTTGGGGCAAGTGGTTCTTCGGCGATGCCTCGGTCATTCGCGCATGGTGGCATTACTTCGAGCTGGGCGATGCGCCGCCTCTGCCGAACGAATCGGTGGCCCTGGCCTGA
- a CDS encoding non-canonical purine NTP pyrophosphatase: MVASNNAHKLQELREIFALAGLTDVNLVAPRDVGLSCAPDETGATYLDNALIKGRAFARAYREQSDRRDRGELWVLADDSGLEVDALGGRPGVQSSRYHQAAPGGDGCTALLHEMATTPDAQRTARFRCVLALIGPQGQEHIFEGVCEGRIAREQRGDNGFGFDPVFLVDNGRTMAQLSSTEKHRISHRGIAGRKAAEFLMRLEAT; the protein is encoded by the coding sequence ATGGTCGCATCCAACAACGCGCACAAGCTGCAAGAGTTGCGCGAGATTTTCGCCTTGGCCGGGCTGACCGATGTGAACCTGGTCGCGCCGCGCGATGTAGGCCTGAGCTGCGCGCCGGACGAAACAGGCGCGACGTATCTGGACAACGCGCTGATCAAAGGCCGGGCATTCGCCCGCGCGTATCGCGAGCAGTCCGATCGCCGCGACCGGGGCGAGCTTTGGGTGCTGGCCGACGACTCGGGGCTGGAGGTGGATGCGCTCGGTGGCCGGCCGGGCGTGCAGTCGTCGCGCTACCACCAGGCTGCGCCGGGTGGCGATGGGTGCACCGCGCTCCTGCACGAGATGGCAACGACGCCGGATGCGCAGCGCACCGCGCGCTTCCGTTGTGTGCTGGCGCTGATCGGCCCACAAGGCCAGGAGCACATCTTCGAGGGTGTGTGCGAAGGGCGCATCGCGCGCGAGCAGCGCGGTGACAACGGCTTCGGCTTCGACCCGGTGTTCCTTGTGGACAACGGGCGGACGATGGCACAGCTCTCCTCCACCGAAAAGCACCGCATCAGCCATCGCGGCATCGCCGGCCGCAAGGCAGCCGAATTCTTGATGCGGCTGGAGGCAACGTGA
- the selA gene encoding L-seryl-tRNA(Sec) selenium transferase: MSVNDRLRQLPSVNELLAQANGLVEAEGHLRVVHALREALDRARQAIRNGAPLPSRDELIETARALLQASTYDRPPTVVNATGVILHTNLGRAPLSQAAREAMLAVGRDYSPLEFDMVTGERGQRGEGAERLLRQLTGAEAALVVNNCAAATVLMLAAVAAGKGVVISRGQLLEIGGGFRIPEIMAQSGAHLIEVGTTNRTRLVDYEQAIHEVEGRPPGIGAILRVHSSNFRMIGFVEEVRIEDLVKLGERFSVPVLDDLGSGALVDTSQFGLRREPMPQDSLRAGAAIVTFSGDKLLGGPQAGVMLGRREWIERCRRHPLARAFRADKFTLAGLTATLLHYARGEAQREVPVIRMLAMSKAEVTARAEKVRSEIGDWLLANGLRAELVDGESTVGGGSLPGETLPTTLIALTSDVRTPHEILAGLRTRGVIARISDDRVTLDLRTVLDDAELVQRLRFV, encoded by the coding sequence ATGTCCGTGAACGACAGGCTGCGGCAGTTGCCGAGCGTCAACGAACTGCTCGCGCAAGCCAACGGGTTGGTGGAGGCCGAAGGACATCTGCGCGTAGTGCACGCGCTCCGTGAAGCGCTCGATCGCGCCCGCCAAGCCATTCGCAATGGTGCGCCGCTTCCCTCGCGCGACGAATTGATCGAGACGGCACGCGCCCTGCTGCAGGCATCCACCTATGACCGCCCGCCGACGGTCGTCAACGCGACCGGCGTGATCCTCCACACCAACCTCGGTCGCGCGCCGCTCAGCCAGGCCGCACGAGAGGCGATGCTGGCCGTCGGTCGCGACTACAGCCCGCTCGAATTCGACATGGTCACCGGCGAGCGCGGGCAGCGCGGTGAAGGGGCAGAGCGACTGCTGCGCCAGTTGACCGGCGCAGAGGCGGCGCTGGTCGTCAACAACTGTGCGGCCGCGACGGTGCTGATGCTGGCCGCGGTTGCCGCCGGCAAAGGCGTGGTGATCTCGCGCGGCCAACTGTTGGAGATCGGCGGCGGCTTTCGCATCCCCGAGATCATGGCACAAAGCGGGGCACACCTGATCGAGGTCGGCACGACCAACCGGACGCGCCTGGTGGACTACGAGCAGGCGATCCACGAAGTCGAAGGGCGCCCGCCGGGCATCGGCGCGATCTTGCGCGTCCACTCGTCCAACTTCAGGATGATCGGCTTCGTGGAGGAGGTGCGCATCGAAGACCTGGTCAAGCTTGGCGAGCGGTTCTCCGTTCCGGTGCTGGACGACCTGGGCAGTGGCGCGCTCGTGGACACGTCGCAGTTCGGCCTGCGGCGCGAGCCGATGCCACAAGATAGCCTGCGCGCCGGCGCGGCCATCGTGACCTTCAGCGGCGACAAGCTGTTGGGCGGGCCGCAAGCCGGCGTCATGCTGGGCCGGCGCGAGTGGATCGAGCGTTGCCGGCGGCATCCGCTGGCGCGCGCCTTCCGCGCCGACAAATTTACGCTGGCCGGGCTGACGGCGACGCTGCTGCACTATGCGCGCGGAGAGGCGCAGCGCGAAGTGCCGGTGATCCGCATGCTGGCGATGTCCAAGGCAGAGGTCACGGCGCGCGCAGAGAAAGTGAGATCAGAGATCGGAGATTGGCTGCTGGCGAACGGATTGCGCGCCGAGCTGGTGGACGGCGAGAGCACGGTGGGCGGCGGGTCGTTGCCGGGCGAGACCCTGCCGACGACGCTGATCGCGCTCACATCGGACGTGCGCACGCCGCACGAGATCCTGGCCGGTTTGCGCACCCGCGGCGTGATCGCCCGCATTAGCGATGACCGCGTGACGCTCGACCTGCGCACCGTGCTGGATGACGCCGAGCTGGTGCAGCGCCTACGCTTCGTATAA
- a CDS encoding mannonate dehydratase, with protein sequence MKLGLGLYGNMLNAEHFRFAKQCGATHIVAHIVGHFKKPDSAALTTEGSPLYGFGVSDPADGTWTYEWFRDLKAAINAEGLELEAIENFEPAHWYDVLLDGPQRDAQMAHLKQIIRDMGRVGIPIMGYNFSLAGVWGRDQGPFARGGAVSVGYHHAVETPIPKGMVWNMVYDVAQFDPEGKRGVIEPITQEELWERFARFLNELLPVAEEAGVKLALHPDDPPLPTLRGTPRLVYRWDLYQRVLDLVPSPYNSMEFCLGTLAEMNAALGGRDGFADFYDMVDRYSATGRIGYIHFRNVRGQAPEYEEVFVDEGDVDMIEVLRILHRNGFDGVLIPDHTPAMSCGAPWHAGMAFALGFMKAAITMIERGS encoded by the coding sequence ATGAAACTCGGCCTTGGACTCTACGGCAATATGCTCAACGCGGAGCACTTCCGCTTCGCCAAACAGTGCGGTGCGACGCATATCGTGGCTCACATCGTCGGTCACTTCAAGAAGCCGGACAGCGCGGCGCTCACCACCGAAGGCTCGCCGCTCTACGGCTTCGGCGTGAGCGACCCGGCGGATGGCACGTGGACCTACGAATGGTTTCGCGACCTGAAGGCGGCCATCAATGCAGAGGGGTTGGAACTGGAAGCCATCGAGAACTTCGAGCCGGCGCACTGGTACGACGTGCTGCTCGATGGCCCGCAGCGCGATGCGCAGATGGCCCATCTCAAGCAGATCATCCGCGATATGGGCCGGGTCGGCATCCCGATCATGGGCTACAACTTCAGCCTGGCCGGTGTGTGGGGGCGCGACCAGGGGCCGTTCGCGCGCGGCGGCGCCGTGTCGGTCGGTTATCACCACGCCGTCGAGACGCCGATCCCCAAGGGCATGGTGTGGAACATGGTGTACGACGTCGCGCAGTTCGACCCCGAGGGCAAACGCGGTGTGATTGAGCCGATCACGCAAGAGGAGCTCTGGGAGCGCTTCGCGCGCTTCTTGAACGAACTGCTGCCGGTGGCCGAAGAAGCCGGCGTGAAGCTGGCGCTGCATCCCGACGATCCGCCGCTGCCGACCTTGCGCGGCACGCCGCGCCTGGTGTATCGCTGGGACTTGTATCAGCGCGTGCTCGACCTCGTGCCGTCGCCCTACAACTCCATGGAGTTCTGCCTGGGCACGCTGGCCGAGATGAATGCAGCGTTGGGCGGCCGGGATGGCTTTGCCGATTTCTATGATATGGTGGATCGCTACAGCGCCACCGGTCGCATCGGCTACATCCACTTCCGCAACGTGCGTGGCCAAGCACCAGAATACGAAGAAGTGTTCGTGGACGAAGGGGACGTGGACATGATCGAGGTGCTGCGCATCTTGCACAGGAACGGCTTCGATGGCGTGCTCATTCCCGATCACACGCCGGCTATGAGCTGCGGTGCGCCCTGGCATGCCGGAATGGCTTTCGCACTGGGCTTCATGAAGGCGGCGATCACGATGATCGAGCGGGGGAGCTGA